Part of the Ziziphus jujuba cultivar Dongzao chromosome 8, ASM3175591v1 genome is shown below.
AGCATGTTCACCTCTTAGCAATGACTTCTTATATTTGTTCGGAGACTTCATGGAAACCAATTCCTGTTTACCTCTCGTGGGATCATAAGAACCGTTTGGCATTTTTTTGGCATCTATACTACCCTGGTGAGTATGAAAGGTGGTGGAAACAAGATCTCCTTCAGTTGAGCAGCTTTGGCAATGGGAGTGTCCATAGTCATCAGAACATGACACAGGATCAGCATATAAAAATTCATTGGCTTGAGATGTTGAAGGCAAATCCCTTGTATCAATAGCACCACTGCAGTCTCCAACTTCACTTGGTGGAGGATCCATGGCATTCATTGTGTATGGAACAATACTTGATCCTTCACAGAGCGAAAACTTAAGCACCTGAGAACAACCACCACACCTCAACCGATGGCTCCTCCTTTTAAAGAGGAGAAAATCAGCAGGTAGCTGCAGGAGCTTGTAGCACTTGTAACAAGTGATGAAAGGTGCTCCACCTGCAATGGGACGCAAATGTCGCTTAACCAAATGAGGTTTCTCCCTCAAATAGCTCTTCACCTCGTGACTTTTTCGCCTCTGATCATCAGACAGTGCTTCGCGTATTCTCAGTGGGTACTCAGAGTCCACAAAATATTGGGGGCTCGATGGACAAGAGTTGTAGGATGTGCCATAATTATGACCAGGATGGATCCTATATCTTTTGTTGTTATTGTAAGGTAATGGAGGAGGAAAGTGTGCTGGATGATGCAGGTCTTGGGGACGGCAATGCAGACATGAAGGATCAACTTGGTGTCCGCTGCTCGTTGCATCACCTGAAAATGGTATCTGCATGGGTCTATGTTGCTGCTGGGAATAGCTACTTCGAGCCCCATATCTTCCATACCTTGGATAGTTGGATTGGTGAAAATGTTCCTCCTCAGAGGTATCATAATTATGGTACCTGGGAACATATCTTGGCATCCTAGAGGCGACTGAAATCCCATCATTTCCCATTTCATGCAAAGAGAGGGTTTTGTTAAGTTGATCCTGCAGTTCAAAGATCATCCTCATTAGTTTCATCTTGTCTTGTTCAAGGTCCTCGGACAAGTCAGATGATTGAAATCCTGAATTTCGTCCATGGAACTCATCATACAATTGACTGGAAAGACTCCCACTGTCATAGCCAGGTCGGGGACCTACTTGAGGGATAGCCGGCCTGGGTTGATATTCATCTCTTTCTAATCTTGTCCAATTTCGAACCTTATGGCCATGTCTTGGAGGTTCAAGAAATTCATCGTGGTTCCACTTGTTATGTTTCGGGACATGCTTCTTCTTATCTGACCAGGAATTCCTGACTTGATAAGGCATTTGAGAATCTTGTGTCTTCAAGTTATTCACCAGGAATCTATCCCTTCTAGATCTTTCCTCAGAAGGAACAAAATGTGAAGCCTTGCAAGTATCTTGAAATGAATGCATATGAGGGTTGGGAAGTTGATCATCAATTCCATCATAAGAAGAGATGCTGCCATCATAAGCATGAGCACTTTTAATTGTTGAGGACTTGGATATATCTCTAAGTGTACCACTGAGCTCAGAGCTGGGGTTGAATTCCATAGTTTCAGAAGTCTCTACAGACCTCAAATGACCAAACCCCTGGTGAACACTTCCTTTAGGTTGCTCTAGTTGTTCGCTAGGAGAAGACATAAAAGTATCTGATGAGGTGCGATGTTCCATGGGCCTATCAGTAGATACAATTGAACCATTGCCCACCCTAGCCTCTAAGTTGACAGTGCTTGAGCTTTCTAAATTAGAATCACCATTTCTGTTGATGTCAACCTTATCTGCTTGCATTGATGGTGAGCTCTCATCTTTTTTAGCTACCCTTAAATCCGTTCCCGATAAAGGCAATGACTCCTTATTGTTGTTATGCGCAAGTTCCTCATTCTTCTTATGAGAAAACTCCTGAGTCTCATTATAAGCGAACTCCCCATTCTCATTATCTTCAAACTCATCCTCATTATCAGCAGAATCCCCTTTGCCATTACAAGCAAATCCCTCATTCTCAGTGTCTTCAGAGGACTCGTTCTCATTATCAGCAAAATGCCCATTCTCGTAAGCAAATTCCTCATTCTTCTTGTATGAAAACTCCTCGTGTTCATTATCAGGAAACTCGTTCTCATTATCAGGCAAGTGTTCCTTATCCCCATTATCTGCTGAGTCCTTGTTCTCATTAACAGCCAAGTCGTCCTCATGCTCATTATCAGCCAAGTCCCCAATTTCATTTTCAGCCAAATCCTCATTCTTAAACTCATTATGAGCTAAGTCTTCATCCTCATTATCTGCTAAGTCCTTGTTCTCATTATCAGCCAAGTCTCCGATTCCGTTATCAGCCAAATCCACATTGTCATTATCAGCCAACTCCTCTATCCCATGGTCATCCAAGTCTTCATTCTTATTATCAGCCAAGTTCTCAATCTCATTGTCAGACAAGTCATTCTCATAAACCTCAATTGATGAACAAACTTTGTTGGAGACTTCAGATTGTTCAATATTGCAATCCAAGCAATCATTTTGTTCACTCCTATCTTTTTGGTCTTCTTTCGATGATTCTACACCTCCAAGATGCTCACTATCAAAATCCCCAGATGATCTTTGATCCTGCCCATTGATTTGGTATGAAGGGGATTCTCCCGAGTTGGGAAGAATTTCCTTGCTACTTGTGCTGCTGGGTGAGCTGCTGTGTTCTTTACATTCAGAAACGTCATCCCGTTTGTCTGTCTCCACAGCCTCTGTGTCATGTAAACCAGATCTTATGGTTTTGGCACCATTTACACGTTTTTTTGCTGGATTCAGAAAAGAATATAAGTAAATTAATAAACCACAGCTTAAATAGAAATCAGGTGGCTGTAATCTATAAAAAGCAGTAACAAAAAGCAGACCCTGAGTTATATAGATTATTGAATTCATAACATGATTGACAGCTTTGCAGTATGGTTTGCAATTTCTTATCGTAAAACATAAACCAATCCAAGTAGACTCTAGAGAACATAAATGACATAACTATGAAAGAATTTAGATATTGAAGCATTATAATCATCATAATCCCACTTGTTGAAGTGCTAAAGACACAATTTCTAagctaaaaaaactaaaatcacAGATTCCTATTTTCTGCATGCATCATGATAATGGTATTAACTTTCCTTTATACATTCAAAGTTGGAAGTGACAAGAATTTTTATAAGATTGATACCTTGGAGAATCGTGTGACATCCACCGCACTGGTATACATCAAGATCCGGCAATTCAAAAAGAAGCAACCGACATTTCGGACATTTAACTACTCGGATTTTATCAGTCACCTTACTGGCCATCATTTCCCAAATATGTGACAACTGATAATTGACTTTCTAGCGCCAACTTGATCGAATGTATATTTATTACCAGATTTTCAACCACATAAACAGTCTCTTGTTGAGAAACTACAAACGCTCACAAAGTCTGCAATATGATAAAAGAAGATTTATACAAAAATCATCGGGGCTTGAAAGTAGAACAAAAATACCATAACCATAAtcagtatttttgttttttccagaAACTAAGAAAAGTAGTATTGATATTGAATTAGTaactaactaaaaaaaaaaaaaaaaaaaaaaaaagccaatctTATAGCAATTTAAAGCTTAAGAACGTGGCCTGAAACTTTATGCATCAAAAGGTACAATTTCGGAGTCCGTGCAATCTCTCCAATCAAAATTTACCAAAACCATACCGTTAATAActaagctttaaaaaaaatcgattaattaattaaactttattaattactaaattatGCAGGAGTTAAAAAAAGGCAACGTGTCCGAAGATTTATGATAAAAGTCACGGAATGTCGGATCAAATCCTTTTCCAAATTTAACAAACACAAAATGACGCGCTGcgaaatttttaaatgtttaaatttcgattgaatactaaaacaatatataataataacaataataataataataaatcttccaAGAAAAACTGGAAATGAAAACAGAGTTAGATCGGAGGTCAAATACGACGCACCTGAACTGTATTGggggaaacaaaaaagaaaaaaggaaaaaaaaaaaaaaaaaaaaaggaggatcTAAAACAATTAGAGACAAACGCTAATGCGACAGAGACGAACTAAGATATCCTTTTTTTGCGGTTTTtgcagtaaaaaaaataaataaataaataagagttCTAAGTGGAGAGCTTGGGAGCTAAAAAATGGAAACCAAATCGAACCTGTAAAAGCAAGCAATCTTCCACTGATTCTTTTCTTTGCCGCCAAGTTGATTACGACCGATGACCGACGACCGACGACCACAACTCCTTCTTCTCCTCCTACTTCTCCTTCTTCATGTTCGTTCACATGGCGGTGGAACAGAGAGTCTGTCTTCCGTGTCAAGGAAGCAAATTCAGCTCCTCActgaattctctctctctctttttttttttcttttttttttttttctaaatacacTTACGAACACACTTAGTCGTGGTCGCTGTTATAAAgaatagccaaaaaaataaatgaataaataaaaaatacacgggaaagaaataaagaagataAACAGAGAGAGAAGACTGAATTCGGCGCCGATCCTATTTAAAGCAAAACCAAACCAACTACGATGACGTGTCCTTCACTTTCGTTCTTTACTGTTCAcacaaactctctctctctctctctctcttcgctCTGTTGTCTTGCAAGACCGTTATCTTGctcgttttcatttttttcaaagtcaacgttttattttaattttttttttggtggaattgTTTTTGATTGGTTGTTTAACGCTCTTATCAGGGACCCACCTGAATTACTGAACGTCGGATTGACGGccttttttttgtaaaatttttgggGGGTTTTCAATGTGTACAGTTACCACCTTAGAACCTTCCTTCACTTAAAACCTTCCTCCCTCCCactcaaaaattgaaaatcaaaagtcaaagtcaatcgTGGAATTTTCTTGGCTTGGGGCCCAGACTGAGACAGCTGTCATTCGACGCGTGGAGGCCAGTTTGTGGTTCTGTTTGGAATCTGTGGGACCTACTGCCTCGAAATTCAATAGAAAAGGACTTTTAGCCCATCATCTCCTGCCACATGGTTCTTAGTactattttgtctttttttacaattttaaatgccaacaaaaactctttttttatttccatttttcctGATTGGGTATTTATTTGGAATTAAAGAGCCAGAGCGCCAAATTGCCCATTTTTCTTTTAGAGCTTGTTTGACTAAGTCGTCCGATCTCTCTGGGATTTACTTGTAATTTCCTTTCAAAGAAACCAATGAACTCTGGTCAAACATCAGATCTTCTTCGATtccctttattctttatacttttccttttcttttttttctttttttcttttttttggggtcattttttctttttctttaatccatGTTGGCTTTTGCTTTATATCTTACTTCTTGGCAAGTtccaaaaaaaaacacataaaaagaaCATGGCAAGTCtcaaaaaacacataaaaaaaaaaaaaaaaaaaacacacaaggCACTTATAGCCTAATTGATGATAAACTTCAGGTTTTCAAACAAGTTCTGATAAATTGAGGTGTGAGATTTTAGAACTAAAtctgatttaattttttatttaaaatatggaTTATCACTAATGATCAGGCCGTCTTAAGGGGATGTTATTGTCCTCGTTAGAATATAGAAGATGTGAGATTTCaatgataacaataaataaataaataaataaaagcatggTGACGAAGATTGACATATTTAAGCATTGGAAATATTCAAGTCAATAACGAGTGAAACAAGGGTTAGTTCTTACggcttaaaaaaacaaaaacaagacatCCATTTGTAGGGGgtttaaaaaatctttttaagACTTGACAGTCGAATGGGATGCGTGAACCACAGACTTCAACTAGCAGACCCAATCAGAATGTGTAATCTTACCTGGAAAAACTACATATTCTaagcaataataatagtattcaCCCGGAATGAAAGAGAGGCAACAAACATGGAAGCCGATGTGGGCTCTAATGATTAACAAAAATatggggtcaaacacaaacttacCAATGAGCTTCTGCCGCTTAATTGTTCAAGAATGATTTCCCATTTGACCCGTCAGAATTCAAGCCCTGTGACTAGGAATATGATTTCCTCACAGGCTTTCTGAAGAACGAATAGGTCAAAGCTTAATTTTCAATGTGGTTGACACTCTTGACCTACATGGGAAACCAGGATGAAAACTGTAGAAAAACATGTCAATTTGCCAAACCTAATCAGGGGGGAACACAGACAAAATCAGCAAACctctttcttgttctttttccatttttttttcttttttttttttcttttttatattatcaaGAGGCAGTGAGGATCAAACTGAGAATCATTTAGTTAAATAAAGAATATGGCTAATTTATGAACTTGCTCATTACAATCTAGTACagattaaaacataaaaagaaacatTTACCATGCATTAACAGTGTCTTGAGGTAATACTGAAATACCCAATACCATCCACATATAATCAAACATTCAGACCTAgcattttaaagtttaaacaaCACATACAACAGCCATGCAAAAATAAGCAAGACAGACACAAAAGCTTACCAGACCAGTGTAAAAACCTAAAACAACTTATGCAGCCATAACTACACGCCTCTTGTTGCTTACAAATGCTTGGCGAAGTTCTTGATATCCGCTTCTGTAATGCTCTAGTGAAAAACAAAGCTGACGTATCACCTCTCGTTTCTCCTCAGCTCCATCCATGATCAAAACACTCTGCCTATCAACCTCTTTCTGTAGCTCTTCTATTCTCAATTTTAATTCCTCTACTAGTTTTTGTGCACTTTCAGATCCAGCAATCAGCTCCTCATGTCTTTGGTGTAACTGATGGATATGCCTCTCCATTTCCTGAATCTGATTGTCTCGAGAGCTCACATTTGCCATAAGTGTATTAACTTTAGCACTGAACCCATCTTTCTCAGCCATTAGCATGTCGTAATTCAACTTAAACCTGTCAAAGTCTTtattcaaaacttccacatgtTCTCTTCGCTCAGCAAGTTCTACCTTCAGTCGATTGATCTCACCTTGCAAAGTCATTTCTTGGGCAGCATGCAACCTTTCCATTTCTGTGTTTTCAGCTTCACGTAATACTATTTTATCTTCTAATTCCTTCCCCCTTAATTCCAATTCTTTAAGCCTTGTATTTAAATAGGCTTGTTCATTTGACATGCTTAAAATATCAGATTGCAGCTGTGCTTTTTCCCGAGAGTATTGCTCCTGGGCATCATAAAGTGCAAGCTTTAGTTCCCCATTCTCGTGGTCACGGTCAGATATGTCAGCAGCATACCTTTCAATCCTCTCCTGCAGCCCCAAAACATGCCTCTTCTCTGAATCTAACTGTACTTCCAGCAAGGCTATTTCTTCTTGAGACACTTCAAGCAGACTATGCAATTTATTAGCATCTTCAGTAGATGCCTTAAGGCTTTCTGTAATTACTTCCAACTCTTCCAACAACATCACAACCTTATTATCCGCTTCCGAAACACGAGTCCCCAACTTGGTTATCTGCATTTGCAGCTCCACTCCCCGTATTTTCTCCTGTTCAAGATCAGCTTCTCTAGTCCTGAGTTCATCTTTCACAGCCCGAAGTTCAGTTTCTAGTTCAGTAATCTTTTGCTGCAGTACCTGGCTGTCAGTGTTCACTCGTGGACCCAAGTTGACAGAGGAGTTGAAAGATTCCGACTCAGAGTCTGATAAGGATGAGGAGGATGAAGATGATTCATTGCCCTCCTTTAAAGAAAGGGCAGAGCTAGCACCACCAGAACTTGGAGATCTATCTAGACCAACACCATGACGACCAGACTTGTGCAGTCCCTGTTTCACATCAGGAGTTAGCAGTGGAAAGTCTTGGTCATAGCTAGATTCAGAATTTCCCAAGCCTTGCACTTGGAGAAGGGACGGTATACTCTTAAATAACTCCTTTGTCAAATGATCATAGCGCTCAGCTAGTAGTCGATACATTTGTTGGAACTCTTCAACATTAGCAATCAACTCTGGCTTCCTCTGACGAACTGGAGCACTCTTTGTCAAAGAATTGCCATCTTCTTCGATCAGCTTCAACATTCGCTTAACACTATGATCCATCTCTGAGAGCAAGAACTTTCTATTTTTAGTCTTATTGTCATACATCACGTAGTGTCACtgaataaatataatgaaaCAATTCTGGAATTTCAATtaaaaaccaataataatagtatctctcaataaaattgaaaatcatagTTTGCCACTAAATCCTATCATAGGCACATGGCCTGTCAGATGTGGCTTAAACAGGGAGTTGACATAATAGAGCACAGAAACAAGGAAAGCTAGAAAATAGCTGCTTACCCTCAAGATTTTCTGCCAGCCATTTAGAGCTGTTTGGACTGATGTTATTCTCCATATCAGCCATCGGCATATTTCAACTTTTGTAAACTGCACTCTGTAGACCTCCCTATACATAGAAATAGATTTTCAGTAATAATATTACTCAGAAAACATGAATTTTGaacaaaaagaaagtttttatGTGAACAATAGCAGAAATGAACATAGCAATGCAAACTAACAAACTGAAAATGaacaaaagtaataaataaatccaaaatggTAGTAACACACGAAATTCaggcagagaaaaaaaaagacttatCGTTTATTTTCATTCTACAAATTGAGTAATATCAAACCATGTCACGTTACTAAACCTTatccatataaattttcatttccatAGCAACCAAGAGTTGCATAATTTAACTTCTAACAACtgcattattttttagttacaCCATGTCAGGTTAATTTGATCTACTACTTTCAATATGTATCCTTTTTCATCAATACTGAATAAACACTCATTAAGCAAATTTCCTGGACCATTACGACTGAAATGCCTTTTGCTCTCAGAACAGGATTAATTCTTAAAATAGTTCATCTATGTCTAAACCTTGATGGAGCCATTAGTAAAATACTCTGAAAATACTTAAAGTATGTTTTTTACCTATAAAAGCATGAGGAAAGATACCCCAACCCCTAATTAGTACTTCTAAGAAACACCATCTCATTGACTACCCATTCAATCATCTTACTGAACCAAAACAATAGGAGCAATTCTCTTAAATTCTAGCACTGTACATAAAGGTGTGCATATTAAACTCCATCACTACAGCTCTCTATCCTCGCTCTGGTCATACGAAGTAAAACTTTAGTAATAGAACTAGAAGATAACTTTTTATCCGATATTGCTACTCGAATTTTGTAAGAAGCTCTTTCTCCAACATTGCCACGAtgtaaaagtataatttttattttttttcccatcagaagcaaaataaaaaacaatcatAATATcttgaaaagagagaaaaacccAAGCAAAACCCACCATCACTTAATAATCATTTGTCAAAATAAATCTTAATTCACCTTGTAAATTAAGGCACTTGATCAGTTAATCTTGTTCTAGGCATACTcagcaaagattttttttttttttccttttgctttcCAATTATATTAGATCCCTTTGCTACCAACCAAAATTTCATGCTTATTccaaaaacttaaataaatatcaatttttatgatCTTTATGACGAGTATCTTAGATTTTAAAACCATTTAAGCTAACTAGTGCAAAAAAACCATAGATCAACACGCACCACTTGAACAATATCAAACAACAAATTCACAAACAAAACCTCATAAAATTCGAAGAACCCAGAAAGagaaacggaaaaaaaaaaaaatttcccagaagaaaaatcttaaaaataaataaataaataaggtaaaAACATACCTAGAGAAAACTGAATGGAGTAGTGAGGTTTCCTGTAGCTATGGATTGTTTATAGGAATCTCAGTCTGAAATGGATAAACAATGAATTTggtgaaagaaaggaaaagaaaagaaaaaagaagaagaatatgatAGATGGGGCTTAGATGCAAATTGATGATAGAAAAAGCATCAAactttttctaaaatttcatttttggttCAGGACAAAGAGAAAACGTTAGACAAGGTTGGATGAATACAATGAAGGCTATGAGACTTTGTCCtaaagaaatagagagagagagagagagtgtgagtGAGAGTGAGAGTGAGAGTGTTCCGAAATTTGGGGCGTCGTCAGCATCATGGGTTAATTTTCCCCTTTGCCCGCCTTTTTCTCTCTGAATTTTATTTGATCTTCCCAAAATGCCCTCCCCCTCAATCCTTCtccatttttgaattttcaacttTTCTGCTTGGGTTTTTCTTTCCCTCCTCCGCTTTGCATTTTTATATATCAGAGGGGTGTGGGGCCTGCGCCGCTTAATTGTtccatcatctttttttttttttttttaaatatctatgtAATTTTTGCGATTATTCTTTATTGGTTATAGATTTTTCTAATCACtggttgtttctttttatttttttattttttatttttttattttttatttttgactcgataatttttaaaattgtgtgggtgtttttggaaatttaaaaagaatgtCAAATAATCAAAACCATGGGCCACACCAGAGGCTATCGCTACACCTATCACTACACCCGCCAGATGACCAAATTGGCAAGTTTTCTGGCGGGAAAATTTTgcgaaaattaaataaaaaactttggaaaaaagtaaaagattcaaaaaaaaaaaaaattaatttaaaataatttcaaaaaatctaTTATGTCATGCTTAGCTCACGAGGCTCCACCAAGCGTGTCGTGTTTTGTTTTCCCTCGTTTTGTGGGGTATTGGTTGGACTTCGTTTTCCAccgttttcaaattttgaatttctctaaattaaaataatattatatttaaaatatcaattattttcacatccacataaatttcaaaattcttttcttctttgtttgtttttttccccctctgaTATCAATCAACACAAAAGGAAATTTGCTAtatctttcttttattaaaaataaaaataaaaaaatcaatctgTGTTTGAACTTTGGAGTTGAAGAATGAGAATGAGATGGTTTTCAGACTGGAAAAATTAATGCTAGTGAGCCTGTCAACAGAGAAATGAAAAAGACACACAAGTCTAATAGGATAAATTTCTAATATtgaaaatgcaaatatatatatatttatatatatatatatatatttttttaaatagagtagatgttccaagaaaaaaataaattaaaaaatacagtaGATGTTgctatagttttttattttatttttatagttactttttttttttttttaatcaatactAAATTACTAACGCCTAGGATGACTCGCTATTGATTGTGTCATGGTGATAGCAGTGGTGTAAATTgctctataaattttttttgaaattccgaaaaacaaaagataattTGATTAAGAAATCCGGTAAACAAGTTGTTTTATCAAAACGTGTTTCGATTTGCATCTCCAAATTTTCTAGATTAATTGAGTGGCaatatcattttgtttttttttttttatggggatTTTGTATTGATATTAGAAGTGGAAGATTTGAACTCAAATTGGGTTATTGTATAAAAAAACAGTGATTTGTATCATTAAGTTGTCTATATAAAGATAGTAACAATACTATTTGCTTACGTAATATTAatcaaaaatcattttctttaaaataatgttataaGCACTAAGTTGCTTATGAacatgtttattaaattatgtgatagaaatgaaatataattatttaatggtaatattcaaatttttttttaatttacagtaattacaatttaatctttaaattttaaaaatttcaaacagcATCCTATAAAAGTGTATGAGTGATATAAATCAaggaaaatgtttttaaaacttataaaaaaaagttgataatattttttaaacctatgGGATTCAATTATACTTAAGTTAACAACAGAAAAGATAAATGATATTAACCAGCCCTTATATttactttcatttatttttttgattagtTATCTTGTCTTTTAAAAgttcatttataaatattaaatataattttttgaataaataaatatatatatatatatatatatatcatttttaccACATCGTTTAGTTAACAACTTGTTGCTTGAAAATTAATGTTGTTTTAATGGCATTGAACTTGGAGATCAACATGATTGTGgtacttaaaaattaaaatatcaagaagtaaaaggaaaaaaaggcatGAACGTATGTACGTATTATGCATTTCTATCAATAaagcatgtatatatgtatgtacaagGCTATATAGAATATAGAGAAGTGAAAACCCAGGAaaatgtagaatttttttttttttttggatgtactGGCAAATGAGAATACAAATGAATGTTGGAGTCATAAAACTAAAACCAATTAAATGGATGCAAGTAGACATTGAGCCTTGATGCTTGCGTTTGAAACCCAATGTTGCAAGGTAATTAATAGAATTGGttgtatcttttttttcttctttttttttattaaaagaggaaaaaagaaaaaaagactctgcataattaataaatatatttagtttgGCAATGAACTTTGCATGATTGGAGCGGGGAATGTTGGAAATGCACTGTCAAGCACTGGAAGAGAAGACACGGTAGCGTGGGCACTGAAGTCACCTTTGTTGGAAGTAAAGCCTACACAATGCCATCTATATCTAcaacacacttcacacacacatattgcatcataaatttattcttattttctgTCTCCGGACTTTATTATCTCCGGACTTAAGGAAAAGCATTAGCTTTTTTTTCagccaaataaaaaacaaaaactgaaaagcattggctttagTAAAgtaattgttaaatatatatatatatatatatatatatagaatttttattGTGCTGATCATCAGCACATATCAGCACATAtggattgtatttaaaattgatatttaaaaaaatatatatatatcattttttgtatatacatatatatagtaaaattgatatttttttcaaaaaatattgattttgaataCGATTAGTATGTAGATGGTCcacattctaaaattattttttatatacatatatatattttatttttgtacagGTTAAATACACTTTAGTGCCTTATTAATTTAAGCtattttttctagatttttgaCAAGTAgaattttaaatcaaattgtATACGCAAGTGTTGTatgaatcaaaatatataaatatatatatacatatatatatatatttggtcaaAAGACGTAATTCATTCATTCAGAATGAGAGAGAGGATTACAACAAGGTAAATTATTAGCAAGGATAGTTACAAGATCACGAGACAAAA
Proteins encoded:
- the LOC107414034 gene encoding uncharacterized protein LOC107414034, producing MMASKVTDKIRVVKCPKCRLLLFELPDLDVYQCGGCHTILQAKKRVNGAKTIRSGLHDTEAVETDKRDDVSECKEHSSSPSSTSSKEILPNSGESPSYQINGQDQRSSGDFDSEHLGGVESSKEDQKDRSEQNDCLDCNIEQSEVSNKVCSSIEVYENDLSDNEIENLADNKNEDLDDHGIEELADNDNVDLADNGIGDLADNENKDLADNEDEDLAHNEFKNEDLAENEIGDLADNEHEDDLAVNENKDSADNGDKEHLPDNENEFPDNEHEEFSYKKNEEFAYENGHFADNENESSEDTENEGFACNGKGDSADNEDEFEDNENGEFAYNETQEFSHKKNEELAHNNNKESLPLSGTDLRVAKKDESSPSMQADKVDINRNGDSNLESSSTVNLEARVGNGSIVSTDRPMEHRTSSDTFMSSPSEQLEQPKGSVHQGFGHLRSVETSETMEFNPSSELSGTLRDISKSSTIKSAHAYDGSISSYDGIDDQLPNPHMHSFQDTCKASHFVPSEERSRRDRFLVNNLKTQDSQMPYQVRNSWSDKKKHVPKHNKWNHDEFLEPPRHGHKVRNWTRLERDEYQPRPAIPQVGPRPGYDSGSLSSQLYDEFHGRNSGFQSSDLSEDLEQDKMKLMRMIFELQDQLNKTLSLHEMGNDGISVASRMPRYVPRYHNYDTSEEEHFHQSNYPRYGRYGARSSYSQQQHRPMQIPFSGDATSSGHQVDPSCLHCRPQDLHHPAHFPPPLPYNNNKRYRIHPGHNYGTSYNSCPSSPQYFVDSEYPLRIREALSDDQRRKSHEVKSYLREKPHLVKRHLRPIAGGAPFITCYKCYKLLQLPADFLLFKRRSHRLRCGGCSQVLKFSLCEGSSIVPYTMNAMDPPPSEVGDCSGAIDTRDLPSTSQANEFLYADPVSCSDDYGHSHCQSCSTEGDLVSTTFHTHQGSIDAKKMPNGSYDPTRGKQELVSMKSPNKYKKSLLRGEHAGPSSSISRVEKFSSEIEQLPPRSGSPLYRLMDYSSPSQVIYGSEPSRRRTNPYSKF
- the LOC107414048 gene encoding protein NETWORKED 4A produces the protein MPMADMENNISPNSSKWLAENLEEMDHSVKRMLKLIEEDGNSLTKSAPVRQRKPELIANVEEFQQMYRLLAERYDHLTKELFKSIPSLLQVQGLGNSESSYDQDFPLLTPDVKQGLHKSGRHGVGLDRSPSSGGASSALSLKEGNESSSSSSSLSDSESESFNSSVNLGPRVNTDSQVLQQKITELETELRAVKDELRTREADLEQEKIRGVELQMQITKLGTRVSEADNKVVMLLEELEVITESLKASTEDANKLHSLLEVSQEEIALLEVQLDSEKRHVLGLQERIERYAADISDRDHENGELKLALYDAQEQYSREKAQLQSDILSMSNEQAYLNTRLKELELRGKELEDKIVLREAENTEMERLHAAQEMTLQGEINRLKVELAERREHVEVLNKDFDRFKLNYDMLMAEKDGFSAKVNTLMANVSSRDNQIQEMERHIHQLHQRHEELIAGSESAQKLVEELKLRIEELQKEVDRQSVLIMDGAEEKREVIRQLCFSLEHYRSGYQELRQAFVSNKRRVVMAA